The following are encoded together in the Gemmatimonas aurantiaca genome:
- a CDS encoding OmpW family outer membrane protein, translated as MRTSGVTPFRHRFIPRFISSFIPLAFAVAVISSVLVAVPAAAQSTEGSWMIRIRALSLTAADKSDAIPSLGVPADRITVSDKIFPDVDVSWFFAKHLATELVLTYPQQHDVKLNGTKIGSFKHLPPTLLLQYHLLPDGLVRPYIGAGVNLTLISDVDIAVANVGKLDLEKSSVGVAGQVGADIRLLPGKFLNLDLKKVTIGSDVLLNGKKVSAVGVDPWLASIGFGVRF; from the coding sequence ATGCGGACATCAGGCGTCACGCCGTTCCGTCATCGTTTCATTCCGCGTTTCATTTCCAGTTTCATTCCGCTCGCATTCGCCGTCGCCGTGATTTCGTCGGTGCTCGTCGCGGTTCCAGCTGCCGCGCAGAGCACCGAAGGCTCGTGGATGATCCGCATACGGGCACTTTCTCTCACCGCCGCCGACAAGTCGGACGCGATTCCGTCACTGGGCGTGCCGGCCGACAGGATCACGGTCAGCGACAAGATATTTCCCGATGTCGACGTGAGCTGGTTCTTCGCGAAACACCTGGCGACGGAACTCGTTCTCACGTATCCGCAGCAGCATGACGTGAAATTGAACGGCACGAAGATCGGCAGCTTCAAGCATCTTCCGCCCACCCTGCTTCTGCAGTATCACCTGCTCCCCGATGGACTCGTCCGGCCGTATATCGGCGCGGGTGTGAATCTCACGCTCATCTCCGATGTCGATATCGCCGTGGCCAACGTCGGCAAACTCGATCTCGAAAAGAGTTCGGTGGGTGTGGCGGGACAGGTGGGGGCGGACATCCGTCTGTTGCCGGGCAAGTTTCTCAACCTCGACCTCAAGAAAGTCACCATCGGATCGGACGTTCTGCTGAACGGGAAAAAAGTCTCGGCGGTGGGTGTCGATCCCTGGCTCGCCAGCATCGGGTTCGGCGTGCGCTTCTGA